The following are encoded together in the Thermodesulfobium sp. 4217-1 genome:
- the fsa gene encoding fructose-6-phosphate aldolase — MQIFLDTAKIDEIRKLAPTGVVDGVTTNPSLLAKAGCKDINGVIKEICSLVKEPVSVEVIGTESDQMIKEAREYSSWKLNTAVKIPMTEEGLKAVSVLSKEGIKTNVTLVFSASQGLLAAKAGATFVSPFVGRLDDISQDGMAVVRDLAHIFKIYGITTRIIAASIRHPIHVIESAKAGSHIATVPTKVLEAMFRHPLTDIGIEKFLSDWKGLQESK, encoded by the coding sequence ATACTGCGAAAATTGACGAAATTAGAAAGTTGGCTCCCACTGGTGTGGTAGACGGCGTAACCACAAATCCATCACTTCTTGCAAAGGCTGGCTGCAAGGACATCAATGGAGTCATAAAGGAGATCTGCTCGCTGGTCAAGGAGCCTGTCAGCGTGGAGGTTATAGGAACCGAATCAGATCAGATGATAAAAGAGGCAAGGGAGTATTCATCCTGGAAGCTAAATACTGCTGTAAAGATCCCAATGACAGAAGAGGGCCTGAAGGCCGTGAGCGTTTTGTCAAAGGAGGGCATTAAGACGAACGTTACACTTGTATTCTCTGCCAGTCAGGGGCTCCTTGCGGCTAAGGCTGGGGCTACCTTCGTGAGCCCCTTTGTGGGAAGGTTAGACGACATATCTCAAGACGGCATGGCAGTTGTAAGAGACTTGGCGCACATATTCAAGATATATGGAATAACTACCAGGATTATTGCAGCAAGTATAAGGCATCCTATTCATGTAATAGAGTCTGCAAAAGCAGGCTCTCATATAGCTACTGTCCCCACAAAGGTTCTGGAGGCAATGTTCAGGCATCCGTTGACCGACATTGGCATTGAGAAATTTCTAAGCGATTGGAAAGGGCTTCAGGAGTCAAAATAG
- the rbcL gene encoding type III ribulose-bisphosphate carboxylase, with product MNIKYTNFLDLSYTPKKSDVLAAFYVEPAAGTDIKEAAGAVASESSIGTWTDLATMKQSIWDELRARVYSIEGNVARIAYPEVLFEAGNIPQFLSSVAGNVFGMRAVENLRLLDIVLTQKFLDDLKGPAFGVDGVRGALGVMDRPLVGTIVKPKLGLDPREQANVVYESLVGGLDLVKDDENLTHQDFSNFDERVRYSLDAVRRAEEETGEKKAYLPNVTAPTEEMLRRTALVKKEGGKYAMVDVVTTGFAGVQSLRDSNCGLILHAHRAMFASFARNKRHGIHMLVLSKLLRFAGMDQLHIGTVVGKMEGDRDDVLVCHEALGSSEEVNVRTYLPHQNWGDMKSVFSVASGGLHPGHTADLFRIFGKNAVFQYGGGVHGHPEGTRMGARAVRDAIECVVKGRSLKEGARSSKALEVALTKWGGA from the coding sequence ATGAATATAAAATATACGAATTTTTTGGATTTAAGCTATACCCCTAAGAAAAGCGACGTATTGGCGGCCTTTTATGTGGAGCCTGCTGCGGGAACGGATATAAAAGAGGCGGCCGGAGCCGTGGCATCTGAGTCATCTATAGGCACCTGGACAGATCTTGCCACTATGAAACAGAGCATCTGGGACGAGCTAAGGGCAAGGGTATATTCAATAGAGGGCAATGTAGCAAGGATAGCCTATCCAGAGGTTCTCTTCGAGGCTGGAAATATCCCGCAATTCTTGAGTAGCGTTGCAGGGAATGTATTTGGAATGAGGGCGGTAGAGAATCTGAGGCTATTAGACATTGTTCTTACCCAAAAATTTTTAGATGACTTAAAGGGACCTGCCTTTGGAGTAGATGGCGTAAGAGGCGCATTAGGTGTAATGGATAGGCCATTAGTAGGCACAATTGTCAAGCCAAAGCTTGGCTTAGATCCCAGAGAACAGGCAAATGTAGTGTATGAATCGCTCGTTGGAGGCCTGGATCTGGTAAAAGACGATGAGAACCTGACCCATCAAGACTTTTCTAACTTTGACGAGAGGGTAAGGTATTCTCTTGATGCGGTTAGGCGCGCTGAAGAGGAGACGGGCGAAAAGAAGGCGTATCTGCCAAACGTTACAGCTCCCACTGAGGAGATGCTTAGAAGGACGGCTCTTGTGAAGAAAGAGGGCGGAAAGTATGCGATGGTAGATGTGGTGACCACAGGTTTTGCAGGAGTGCAGAGTCTTAGGGATTCGAACTGTGGGTTGATATTGCACGCTCACCGAGCTATGTTTGCAAGTTTTGCAAGAAATAAGAGACATGGAATTCATATGCTGGTTTTATCAAAGCTATTAAGGTTTGCGGGTATGGATCAGCTTCATATTGGCACTGTAGTAGGTAAGATGGAAGGAGACAGAGACGACGTACTGGTGTGTCATGAAGCCCTTGGATCTAGTGAAGAGGTGAATGTAAGGACATATCTGCCACATCAAAATTGGGGTGATATGAAGAGCGTTTTCTCTGTGGCATCGGGAGGCCTTCACCCAGGACATACGGCAGATCTATTTAGGATATTTGGGAAGAATGCCGTGTTTCAGTATGGCGGCGGGGTTCACGGACACCCTGAGGGAACCAGAATGGGGGCAAGGGCTGTAAGAGATGCAATTGAATGCGTGGTAAAAGGCAGGTCTCTAAAGGAAGGTGCCAGAAGCAGCAAGGCTCTTGAGGTAGCACTGACAAAGTGGGGAGGTGCTTAA